In Vicia villosa cultivar HV-30 ecotype Madison, WI linkage group LG7, Vvil1.0, whole genome shotgun sequence, the DNA window AAACCACTGCCTGCTGGATTATTTTAATCCATAGAGTGATTTCAGAAGCCTACAAACTTGGTTTGGTGAAGAAGTAGTCAttcctttatttttaattaataattactttaattaataattgctttaatttgagagacaaaatctttatttttaaatattaattttttttcttcatctcatgttttttttaatatgactatttaatacaattaaattaatatgattattgttcattttgatattaagtaaatcattttaaattttacatgtgcatctaaatatattttatatcgtataaattaatatttttatctcAAGGGTCATTATCACAaatatgtctattttattttaatattttaaaatatcataatttctttttttctcacgagtcatttttttctttttgcattattatttaatacaattgaatttatacaattattttttattttacaattaagtaacTCATTTCAATTTACATCTATACATATTTTATTAACCATCAAttactttaatttaatttaaaagataaaattcttattttcaaatattaaatatatttttctttcatctCATGAgtccatttaatttttttatattttaatataattaaatttatataaaagttatttatttaaaattaataattaatctaAAATTTAAGTATGAATCTAAATATCATTTATAtcgtatcaaataaatttacccaacaacaaaatataatttatattttattaaataaatttatttgtataaATGCGCGTGTATCTTTCTAGTAAATTAGTTAAAATGATTACCTAAATATCTAACCGAACAAAATACACGAAGGTTCTTAAATATATGGTATTTAACACGTGGCCAGATATGTAGGCCAACAAGACCTGTTACGAATAATCTAGAGACATCATATTCATCATCGATACAACTACACAACGCGCGAAGCATCTCGAACACAAACATTTTTGTCCCACCTTTCTTTCCTCAATTACTCATAACTTTCCCATATAAATAACCAACATGTTTTATTACCCTTTTCATCCAATAAAACACAACAAATTCAAGCTTTCTTTGCCTactacaacaaaacaaacaacacTTTTACTCTATTTTCTCGGGTTTGTGGTTCGATTTTGCATCGATAAATTCTCATTTGGATTGTGTGGAACCTGGTGGCTGGTTTTTTCTTTACTCGTTTCGTTAATGTAAGTCATTTTTTCCCCTTGCCTACATTGTATATGCATCTTAATATCAATCTTGTTCTTAATGATGTTTTGTTTTTGGAATATGCAGAGTTTGTGATTTAGCAACTTTTGAAGTTTGTAAGCATGATTCCTGCATACAGAAGCATGGATTCATATCCATTTCACAGAAATCAAATACCATTTCCTCATTACTATCATCCTTCCATGGAACCTGTTCCCCCTCAAACGACTAAATCACCTTTTTCTTATGAACAACCCTGGCCTTATGCTAGCAGTTATGCACCTCATGTCTGCTATAGTCATATACCTTGTTATCCTCCTCATGTTCCCTCTCCATCACCAATGTTTTATTCTGGTGGTGGCCCTTCGTTCTGTGGTCCTTATTCTCCATATTGTAGTATGGAGGTTCCGAGATATGAATATGATAAGTATATGCCGAAGGATCATCATTGTTGTGGTTGTCCTAATCATTCATGCAACCAGAAGGAAGATAGAAATGTGAGTATTGAAGAGCAAAAACCTAATCTTGGTGGTAAGAAAGAGAATGATGCTATGGAGTATAGGAATTTTCCATACCCTTTGGTTTGGGTTCCACCAGAGTACTATGGAAACAGACAAATGAAAGTTCCTGCTGGGATGGATGAGCAAGATAGAATGACACATGATAAGAAACTTACTGGCGCGGAGGATTTCAATGCGGATGTGCAGCGAGCAGTTGAGCCGAGATTACGGAATGGATGGTTACCTTTTGATGTAAAGGGTGTGCCAAACATGGTTAAGGAGGAAGCTGATGACAATGTgaaggagtatggaaatggaaaaATGGATCAGAAACATCAGAGTGAACAACAAAAGAGATCTGAATTTCCATTTCCATTCATTTGGTTTCCCTCTTACAATGATCAACAGGATGGTGGAAGGACAAACAATTGGAAAAGCTGTTCAGCACAGGAAGGTGTTGAGGATGTGCCTCATACATTCAAATCTGTTCCTGTGAAGTCTTGTGCTGATGAAGGTGTTGCAAAAAGGACTAATTCAAATGATGTTGAGTCTAGAGATAGAAGTGCTTTTGATGTTACAGAGAAAGTGAGTAACCAAAGAAGTATTCCTGTGAAGCAGATCGAGTCGAATCATATGAAAAACAACTCCATGGAAAGTAATGTTCCTGAAGAAAATGCAGCAAAAAAAGAGTCGCATTCCATCAGCAAGCGACGGTCCGCTTCTCCAACTAAGGGATCCAAGTTACCTCCTGTTTGTCTAAGAGTTGATCCATTACCAAGGAAGAAGAATGGTAATGGGAAAGCAAGGTCTTTAAGTCCATCTGCTTTAAGGAAACATTCCAAAGAAATAGCCTGTGAACCAAGCAAcacttcttcagacagcatgacAGACCAGGCCAAGCTATGTTCGACTATTCAGGTATCCCAAAACAAGACTAATGAAAACATGGCAGCAAAGACAGCAATTGAAGAAGATGGTAAAAAAGAAAGACGAGTTTTATCAGATGCAGATGCTGCTGTTGTGATACAAACTGTTTATCGTGGTTATCTGGTAAGAAAATCACAGCCCTTAAAGAAACTTAGACAGATAGCTGAAATCAGTAAAGAGGTGACTTATGTTAAGGATCGCATGGAGGCTTTTGAAGATTCTTCTAATCTTCAAATTGATGACAAGGAGAAACTTGCCATTGGAGAGACTATAATGAGACTATTGCTGAAGTTGGATACTATTCAGGTATGACATAGCTAACAAATTTCACTATTTGGTCTATTATAAATGATGTTTGATATGATTTTTGTCCTTTCTTCACTGTTATGCTAACTTTTAATCAACATATATTTTCAGGGCTTGCATCCAAGTTTGAGGGAAATCAGAAAGTCTCTGGCAAGAGAGCTTGTGACTTTGCAGGAAAAGCTTGATTCTATAACGGTGAAGAATCCTCCTCAGCAGCAGATGCAGGAGTCAGATCCTAAGAAACACCTTGAAATATCTCAGCAGAATGTTCAAAATGGAGAAAATAACCAAGAGCAACAAGAAGAGAAAGTGGCATCACAGAAAGATTCATCTCAGGAGCAGATGCAAGAGTTAGATGCTAAGAAACACCTTGAAATATCTCCGCAGAATGTTCAAAATGGAGAACATAACCAAGAGCAACAAGAAGAGAAAGTGGCATCACAGAAAGATTCATCTGAAGGTATCAGTGATGGAAAACCTCAAGATCAGTTCTGCATGTTGGATGTGGAAGGTGCAAGTGAATCTCAGTCCCATGTTGGTTCTGGATCAGTTAATCTGGATATTAGCCCAGTGGTTTCTGTTGACGTGATGGATTCCACAAGTAATTCTTCCGATAAAATCGACGTGGAATTGGAATCGGGGGAGGTTGATAAACTCAATATGAATGCATTTAAAGAACTCCCTGTGGGAGTTATTGATGAAGATACCATTGAGGATTATGCAAGTGAAAGGTTAGATTCTGATATGGATGCAATGAAGGAGCTTCCAGTGGGAGTTATTGATGAAGATGCCACTGAGGATTATGCAAGTGAAAGGTTAGATTCCGATATGGATGCAATGGAGGAGCTTCCGGTGGGAGTACTCGATGAAGACGCTGTCACATCCACATCCGAAGAGACTATAACTGTGGAAAATGAGGTATTCATTAAAGAGCTTCCAGTAGAACTGCTTGATGAGAATGCAGAGAAATCAGAAGCAGAAAGAACTGAATATAAAGAAAAAGATACTGAACTAGAGCAGCCACTGGTTGAAGAAAAAGAAGGGGTGCAGTCTAGCGAGGAATCAGACGGTTGGGTAAAGGTTGAGTTCCAGAAACAAGATGATGAACTTAAAGTGGATGCACCAGTGGAAACAGAAGAATCAGGAGAGGGAATTGGAAATGATACAAAGTTACCATCTCTTGTGAATGAGGAATCAAATGATGTAGCAAACATCATGTTGAATGAAAATGAACCAGTAGAGAAGCTTGCACAGCAAGAAACACATCTTGATGTTCAAGACACTGTTGCTGGAGAAACAAATAGTGATGATGATAAAAACACAGAAACTTATGCCAAGGAGGAAACTGAACCATCTGTAGATTTATCTGTTACCAAGCATAATGCAGATCTGAATGGTAACATGATGTTATTGGAAGAGAATGAGAAGCTAAGGAAGTTGATGAAGGAGTTACTTGAAGCTGGGACTGAACAGTTAAGTGTAATATCAAATTTGACTGGGAGAGTGAAAGATTTGGAGAAGAAATTAGCCAAAAGTAGGAAGAGTAAGAAAGTGAGGACAAAGAGACATAGATCAGTAACTCCCAAAGTGTCATGTGATAACTCTACTGAATAATAAGTGATTCTCAACACTGTAAGTTTTGTATGTTAAGAGTGAGATGTGGTATGAGTCCTTATGTATAATTGTAATGTTTGTGATATGAAAATATGAATAATGTTAAGTTTCATTTTTGTTTGTCATGATctttatttcaaacaagttttccTCTATATGAAAAGATGAACAAATGAAAAAGGCATAGTTGAAGCTTTTTCCGAACTATGGAATGCAGCATTGTTTGCAAACTGTCTAGCAAATGGGTTGTCACTGTAGAGCAGGATGGTTTAGTGAAGGAAATGTGTAGTTTTTTGAGAATATTTGTGAGCTCACAAACTGTGGAAGCTATTGCTGTCTAATTAGAATTAGAGAATTCTTCAATTGTTATGGAGAAGAAGAGTAAGAGAGCCCTTGAATGAGTGATAGTTTTAGGTACTTTGCAGTAGCATAGTGAAGATTTGTTGGATTGCTCATATGTTGGTTCAACTATTACAACATAGGCTAATGCATGGTTGGGtattaagaagaaaaagaagttgGCCAACAATTCTGCTGTATTATGTTCTGATAAAGGGTTTCCTTTGAAGTTGTGGAAGAGACTTGCATCCAAGGAAACTTGTGTTAGAAAGAATGTCTAGGGCATATTCCTTTACCAGCTATTGATTCTTCTGCTTAATCTTACTATCTCAAGTACTAGAAAGTATTTGGGAGTGCATAGGTTTTAAATGTTGAAATGACAATGGAGAAAAGGGTGTTCAAAACCGAACcgactaaataaaaaaattgctaATAGAATTGAACTTAGCcgggaattaaaaaaaaaaaacgttatTGATTCTGATGTACTTAGACTAATTTTTCAACAAAATTGTACAATTTGGTTTAGTTTACTGTTTTATATTTACAAATCGAGTCAAACCGTATTATGTTAAAAAtcttacaaaaatatatatatatatatatatatatatatatatatatatatatatatatatatatatatatatatatatatatatatatatatatatatatattaattatttggaAAAATCAATAAATACTATGTATATATTTTATCgtattttttatgatatttattttaatttgtatataaaaaaataaaatattatttatttataaatattatttatttatgaataATATTGTTTTGATTTGAAACGAAATtgctatatttatttttattttcacttttaatttaatttggcgATGTttataagattaaaaaaaaatttacatattAATAATACTTTTTTTTGTAGTATTATGATGTTAATATAGTCACATGCATGCACTTGCTTATaactatataataatatattctttcaaatttatttaagaaTCTTATAACTATATAATGatatattatttcaaatttatttaagaaTGTAGGTTTATGTATATCCTTTAGACATAAGATAAAAATGTAAAATACAATTCATATTtatacaataaattattaatttattttgacaattacaaatttattttatgataatatATGAATGACTAAACATAAAATTATGTTGTATGTATGcctcaataaattttttataaaaacgaACCAATCGAATCAATTCAAATCACATTGATTTGGTTTAATTGGGTTCGATTTGGTTTTACTTTTAAATACTAATCGAATTAAAGTGAATCACCTATTTTTCTCTAGCGGTTCGGATTTTTAACGTCAAAATTGACCCAAACTGCACCTTAAACACTCCTAATGTAGGGTGTCTTTTGTGTATTGTATGATTTCTAAGTTATTTGTGGTCATCAATATAAACTAGTAAGTAAATGAAAGAGTTAGCATATTGATTTATGTTAGGGATCCTACATCAAACAATATATGGTTGAACATATCCTTACAAGTGAGGACGATGCTCACCTTACAAGtcagttttgtagggatgagttaggtctaAGTGCCGCAACGCGAAAAATATCCGCGTGTAACGAATGTTTGAAATACAACAGAGTCGTCGTCGGAGtttatttttatatgaaaaacaTCGATAAAACCCTAAAAACGAAAATATGGTCGTCACAACCAAATTCGGGTTCAGGAGTCAGTTACGCAAAttgaaggtattagcacccctcacatcaaTTGTACACAATGAAAACTATTTAAATAGTTTTGCGAATAGAGTGTTAGCTTACGTTATTTGTTTTCTTCTGATTTATTTACATAAAGAAAGAAAGGAgaaatttttaggttttttattagggTGCTTGACAAGATGTTGCATCTCGCTCCTACGTATCTTCAGGTGCGATGGAGAACTAAAAGCTACATAGTTCTTAGTGGAAAAGAACTGTGTGTTGGTTGATTTTTATGAATGTTATTTAGGTCGTATTTTTGTGGTTAAAAGTTGTTTGAATGCTCGTGCGTGAGAGGCATAAGTGGTTGTTTGTATCTCGATAGAATGGATAAAACATCTTTTGTTTGTAAAAAGTTTGCGGTCGCGCTAGAGAAAAAAATAtagtttgattggttgaaattgaTTTTAAGTGGAAAATGAATAATCAGTTCAAGAAAAGTGTACATTAAACCTCCAATACTCGAGGAACAAACAGACATACATTCGCATATTCCCTCTTAATAAAAGACGAATAATCAGTTCAAACTGAGTGTATACTAAGCCTCTGATATTTGAGGAACAAGTGAATGTGCATTCATCCATCCCCTTTTTAATCCCAATTGATTAATGAAAGATTTGTCTTTGGGGGTAGACGAATAACTGATTCAAGCAAAGTGTGCACTAAGCCTCTGATTATTCGAGGAACATGCGAATGTATATTCGTCCATTTCCTTTTTAATCCCAATTTGATTAAAGTTTTTTTCTTAACGGAAAACAAATGATTAGTTCAAGCAAAGTGTACACTAAACCTCCGATACTCGAGGAACATGTGAATGTACATTCGGTCATTCCCTTTTTATGCAATTttaattgtaaaaatattttaaagtatttgattaaaaaataattgatttcATTATGAAAAAGTTTCAAAAAAGTTGAGGTACATAAAGGTATAAAGCAAGGACGCGAATTGAGATAATGTACGTAAAGACAAAACCCAAAGGCGCGAAGTAAGTTAATGTTATTATGTTAACGTACTAAATGAGTTCTCGTACGCAATGGTATAACGTAAATGCGCAAATTAAGTTAACGTAATGCGATGACACAAATTGAGTTCACATAACACACATAATTAACGTGCACGAATTGTAACACAAGGAAGCGAATTGAGTTCATGTAACGCGAGGACGTGCAATACAAAGTCATCATtacaaaatttcaatttaatttaaacGCAACAAAATCGAAATGTTGCATGCAAACACAAATCAACAACAAGCGGCTAGCGCAAAACGCAATCAACACAGTCAAAATGAAATTCGAACAACACATAACGCAATGTATCATATCATAACGAAAAGTAACATCACGTGACAAAAAAACAAAGTAGTGAAAGCAAACGCGAATTGACGCTATGCCGAACTACCAATATTAATATATACATATCTCGACGACAATAGAATCAAAATGCCACACGCAAATAGATAATCAACAGCAAACTGCTAACGAAAAACTCTGCGTATGTTTTGagaaaatcaatttcaattgaatgattatatatatatatatatatatatatatatatatatatatatatatatatatatatatatatatatatatatatatatatatatatatatatataatcatttaATCATAATCCTTTTATATCATGTTTGTAAAATTTAATATCAATAAAAAATCTATTGATATGTTAAAGGGATAAACTAAAATTAATCGTTTTGATAAAGTTTCTTAAAGCGTTAGTTTTTACGGATTTTAATGACATGTCAAATAATTTTTTAGGTgttgttaaattttataaatatgattTAAATGATAATAACTTTTAATCTAATATTAaattttgttatacatatatgagtTAAAGAGTTTTCAGAAGTATCATATTTTAAGTTTAACATCATTTGATCTTAatccataaataaatatatattttaaatagtttaaatttACATTTTATTAAATAAGATAGGGAACCAAGTCTTAAGTAGGCCATATGTTTGAAAGACCGGCTTATTCTCATACCTTTATTACAAGTCTCATTTTATATGCTTAACCTATAAGTAACCGGTGTATATACATCAAACATcacattttttataagaaaaccATCTATATATTTCACTCTTCTATGATGTGACCATTGTCACTTAGGCTTATTATACGATATAATGCATTAAtttttgtatgaatatgtttgatT includes these proteins:
- the LOC131616585 gene encoding BAG family molecular chaperone regulator 6-like, yielding MIPAYRSMDSYPFHRNQIPFPHYYHPSMEPVPPQTTKSPFSYEQPWPYASSYAPHVCYSHIPCYPPHVPSPSPMFYSGGGPSFCGPYSPYCSMEVPRYEYDKYMPKDHHCCGCPNHSCNQKEDRNVSIEEQKPNLGGKKENDAMEYRNFPYPLVWVPPEYYGNRQMKVPAGMDEQDRMTHDKKLTGAEDFNADVQRAVEPRLRNGWLPFDVKGVPNMVKEEADDNVKEYGNGKMDQKHQSEQQKRSEFPFPFIWFPSYNDQQDGGRTNNWKSCSAQEGVEDVPHTFKSVPVKSCADEGVAKRTNSNDVESRDRSAFDVTEKVSNQRSIPVKQIESNHMKNNSMESNVPEENAAKKESHSISKRRSASPTKGSKLPPVCLRVDPLPRKKNGNGKARSLSPSALRKHSKEIACEPSNTSSDSMTDQAKLCSTIQVSQNKTNENMAAKTAIEEDGKKERRVLSDADAAVVIQTVYRGYLVRKSQPLKKLRQIAEISKEVTYVKDRMEAFEDSSNLQIDDKEKLAIGETIMRLLLKLDTIQGLHPSLREIRKSLARELVTLQEKLDSITVKNPPQQQMQESDPKKHLEISQQNVQNGENNQEQQEEKVASQKDSSQEQMQELDAKKHLEISPQNVQNGEHNQEQQEEKVASQKDSSEGISDGKPQDQFCMLDVEGASESQSHVGSGSVNLDISPVVSVDVMDSTSNSSDKIDVELESGEVDKLNMNAFKELPVGVIDEDTIEDYASERLDSDMDAMKELPVGVIDEDATEDYASERLDSDMDAMEELPVGVLDEDAVTSTSEETITVENEVFIKELPVELLDENAEKSEAERTEYKEKDTELEQPLVEEKEGVQSSEESDGWVKVEFQKQDDELKVDAPVETEESGEGIGNDTKLPSLVNEESNDVANIMLNENEPVEKLAQQETHLDVQDTVAGETNSDDDKNTETYAKEETEPSVDLSVTKHNADLNGNMMLLEENEKLRKLMKELLEAGTEQLSVISNLTGRVKDLEKKLAKSRKSKKVRTKRHRSVTPKVSCDNSTE